In [Leptolyngbya] sp. PCC 7376, a genomic segment contains:
- the rpaB gene encoding response regulator transcription factor RpaB: protein MENHKERILVVDDEASIRRILETRLSMIGYEVVTAADGEEALGTFTDADPDLVVLDVMMPKLDGYGVCQELRKESDVPIIMLTALGDVADRITGLELGADDYVVKPFSPKELEARIRSVLRRVDKNGITGIPSSGVIHVGSIRIDTNKRQVYKGDERIRLTGMEFSLLELLVSRSGEPFSRSEILQEVWGYTPERHVDTRVVDVHISRLRAKLEDDPSNPELILTARGTGYLFQRILEPGDE, encoded by the coding sequence TTGGAAAATCATAAAGAAAGAATTCTCGTCGTTGACGATGAAGCGAGCATTCGACGTATCCTCGAAACTCGTCTTTCCATGATTGGTTACGAGGTAGTCACCGCAGCCGACGGCGAAGAAGCATTAGGAACCTTTACAGACGCAGATCCAGATTTGGTTGTGCTCGATGTCATGATGCCGAAGCTCGATGGCTATGGCGTCTGCCAGGAACTCCGTAAAGAGTCCGATGTCCCTATTATTATGCTCACAGCTCTTGGTGACGTTGCTGATCGAATTACTGGTTTGGAGCTTGGGGCCGACGATTATGTCGTGAAGCCTTTCTCTCCTAAGGAATTAGAAGCAAGGATTCGTTCTGTACTGCGCCGCGTTGACAAGAATGGGATTACTGGTATTCCTAGTTCTGGCGTCATTCACGTCGGTTCTATTCGTATCGATACCAACAAGCGTCAAGTCTATAAAGGTGATGAGCGCATCCGCCTCACAGGTATGGAATTCAGCCTACTTGAGCTATTAGTTAGCCGATCTGGTGAACCTTTCTCCCGTTCAGAAATCCTTCAAGAAGTTTGGGGCTATACCCCTGAACGTCATGTGGATACTCGTGTTGTGGATGTTCACATTTCGCGACTCAGAGCCAAGCTTGAAGATGACCCGAGTAATCCAGAGCTGATTTTGACTGCGCGTGGAACTGGCTATCTTTTCCAACGTATTCTCGAACCAGGTGATGAGTAA